One Psychrosphaera aestuarii DNA window includes the following coding sequences:
- a CDS encoding sigma-54 interaction domain-containing protein encodes MANISFLIDLVETSLIKSIQPGISGPGRQSFYCTEQGEGLTKLKSEPADIALIQSNRFSASDLALVKELNESTETEIIIFSDGKPNAYLDEAMFNGITYHFRAPFDIKNITVTLDELVEDLGEQKHVSKSAKKSVLDQFGLLLGSSKPMRKLYRTLRKVSATQANVFVNGESGTGKELVANTIHLVSSRANGPFIAVNCGALSPELVESELFGHVKGAFTGANRDHKGVFEQANNGTLFLDEITEMPLEHQVKLLRVLETGDYRPVGSDKTLHCDVRVVAASNRVMGENFNEFIREDLYYRLAQFPIQMPPLRNRGDDIVGLAQHFLAYRNMENGSAKSMSSEAVDMLEAHHWLGNVRELKHVVERSFILAEDVIGPEHILFDELASSETSDAELGIPLDVPLEDIEKIAIEKNLEKNKGNKSETAEKLGISVKTLYNKLERYSED; translated from the coding sequence ATGGCTAACATTAGCTTTTTAATCGATTTAGTAGAAACATCATTAATCAAATCTATACAGCCCGGTATATCAGGACCAGGTAGACAATCGTTTTATTGCACTGAGCAAGGTGAGGGTTTAACAAAGCTTAAATCAGAGCCAGCAGACATTGCTCTTATACAAAGCAATCGGTTTTCTGCATCAGACTTAGCCTTGGTAAAAGAATTAAATGAGTCTACCGAAACTGAGATAATTATCTTTAGTGATGGAAAGCCAAATGCCTATTTAGATGAGGCAATGTTTAATGGTATTACTTATCACTTTAGAGCACCCTTCGATATAAAGAATATTACCGTTACCCTTGATGAGCTTGTGGAAGACTTAGGGGAACAAAAGCATGTTTCAAAGTCAGCGAAAAAAAGTGTATTAGATCAATTTGGGCTACTTTTGGGATCATCAAAACCGATGCGAAAGCTGTATCGCACTTTACGCAAAGTAAGCGCTACGCAGGCTAATGTTTTCGTAAACGGTGAGAGCGGAACTGGTAAAGAGCTTGTCGCCAATACAATACACTTAGTCAGTAGTCGAGCGAACGGCCCCTTTATCGCTGTCAACTGCGGTGCATTGAGTCCAGAGTTAGTGGAAAGTGAATTGTTCGGTCATGTTAAAGGCGCATTTACCGGCGCCAATCGTGATCACAAAGGTGTGTTTGAGCAAGCAAATAATGGCACATTATTTTTAGATGAAATTACCGAAATGCCACTAGAGCACCAAGTTAAATTACTAAGAGTGTTAGAAACAGGGGACTATAGGCCTGTTGGCAGCGACAAGACTTTGCATTGCGATGTAAGGGTAGTAGCAGCTTCAAATAGAGTAATGGGTGAAAACTTTAATGAGTTTATTAGAGAGGACCTATATTACAGGCTAGCTCAATTTCCAATTCAAATGCCGCCGCTTAGAAATCGAGGCGATGATATTGTTGGTTTGGCTCAGCACTTTTTAGCTTACCGGAATATGGAAAACGGTTCGGCCAAGTCAATGTCATCAGAGGCGGTAGATATGTTAGAAGCACACCATTGGCTTGGTAATGTACGAGAATTGAAGCATGTGGTCGAGCGCAGCTTTATTTTAGCCGAAGATGTAATTGGGCCCGAGCACATACTTTTTGATGAGCTTGCATCTAGTGAAACAAGCGATGCTGAACTGGGGATTCCCCTTGATGTCCCATTAGAAGATATTGAAAAAATAGCAATTGAGAAAAACTTAGAAAAAAATAAGGGAAATAAGTCTGAAACAGCAGAAAAACTAGGGATTAGCGTAAAGACGCTATACAACAAACTAGAAAGGTACAGTGAGGACTAA
- a CDS encoding ABC transporter substrate-binding protein, producing the protein MRCNKVLFVFLSLFLGSPSAGAAEQVSLQLKWMHQFQFAGYYVALEKGYFKEAGFDVTINERNPKTSPLNDVLEGRADFGIADSSIVLHRLLDKKVVIASTIFQSSPLVLMSLKSANITSPYDLIGKRIMYQRSVDDASIQAMLQLFNISSEQFTYVPHNFNNWALVDEQADVLSAYLSNQPHLYRKAGYEVNVLDPSSYGIDFYGDLIFTTESRVNSDMEGVKRFVEAARRGWQDAVNNPEQAIDLILNKYSPDADREKLQLEAKSTQQLIKERFVPIGTVYPERFDRIAQAYIDLGMASAGSSIDGLLLSDHQAQPFQLSTNTIYVLAAGSIILFSYLAYQMIFNRRLQALVKDKTLALERANDYLSHSVALLEEKNEELAQSTEKAEVATRSKSAFLANMSHEVRTPMNGIFGSLQLIKLENLPANVKHLVDQALTSSSSLLTIINDILDFSKIEAGKLSLETVPFSFRSILDTVLAPQIALAQSKNITLETVLDNDFHDGWIGDPTRIQQIFTNIISNAVKFTNTGGVTIKISARENKGDDTQILFIVKDTGIGMDDESVSKLFYRFEQADTSITRKFGGTGLGMPITYMLVELMGGNIQVESDLGKGSCFTISIPLKPDYSFPSPSNIQKEEELDIPDFASKRILVAEDNKVNQMIFRAILLKTGCEFEIVENGQLAVDLAHERDFDLILLDIQMPILDGLSACKVLKSKPIASPLIAVTANVMAEDITEYQIAGFDDYVAKPIDISKFYLVLMDHLT; encoded by the coding sequence GTGCGCTGTAATAAAGTCCTCTTTGTATTCCTCTCCTTATTTTTAGGATCGCCATCAGCCGGAGCTGCTGAGCAAGTATCGTTGCAATTAAAGTGGATGCATCAGTTTCAGTTTGCTGGTTATTATGTCGCTTTAGAGAAAGGTTATTTTAAAGAAGCTGGTTTTGACGTTACTATTAATGAGCGTAATCCGAAAACCTCGCCTCTTAATGATGTTCTCGAAGGGCGCGCTGATTTTGGCATTGCAGATTCGAGTATTGTTCTGCACCGTTTATTGGATAAAAAAGTCGTTATCGCTTCGACTATTTTCCAATCGAGTCCTTTGGTTTTAATGAGTTTAAAATCAGCGAATATAACTAGCCCTTATGACTTAATTGGCAAGCGTATTATGTATCAACGGTCTGTTGATGATGCCTCTATTCAAGCTATGTTGCAGTTGTTCAACATTAGTAGCGAGCAGTTTACCTATGTCCCACATAATTTTAATAATTGGGCATTAGTAGATGAACAAGCGGACGTACTTTCGGCTTACTTATCGAATCAGCCTCATTTGTATAGAAAGGCAGGCTATGAGGTAAATGTACTTGACCCGAGTAGCTATGGAATCGACTTTTATGGAGATCTTATTTTTACTACTGAGTCGCGCGTCAATTCAGATATGGAAGGGGTTAAACGTTTTGTAGAAGCCGCGAGAAGGGGATGGCAAGACGCGGTGAATAATCCTGAGCAAGCAATCGACCTAATATTAAATAAATATAGCCCCGATGCCGATAGAGAGAAGTTACAGCTTGAGGCAAAATCGACGCAGCAGCTTATTAAAGAGCGTTTTGTACCAATCGGAACTGTATATCCAGAAAGATTTGATCGTATCGCACAGGCTTATATAGATTTAGGTATGGCAAGTGCAGGGTCTTCAATAGACGGGTTACTACTCTCTGACCACCAAGCTCAACCATTTCAATTATCTACAAATACAATTTATGTTTTAGCAGCAGGATCAATAATCCTATTTAGCTACTTGGCTTACCAAATGATATTTAATCGTCGATTACAAGCGTTGGTCAAAGATAAAACGCTAGCGTTGGAGAGAGCAAACGACTATTTAAGTCATAGTGTCGCGCTATTAGAAGAAAAAAATGAAGAGCTAGCACAATCAACAGAAAAGGCGGAAGTAGCAACGCGATCCAAATCAGCATTTTTAGCAAACATGAGCCACGAAGTTCGAACACCAATGAATGGCATTTTTGGTTCTCTGCAACTTATAAAACTAGAGAACTTACCTGCCAATGTTAAACACCTTGTAGATCAAGCGTTAACATCCAGTTCATCTTTATTGACTATTATTAACGATATATTGGACTTCTCTAAAATAGAAGCAGGAAAGTTATCATTAGAAACGGTTCCTTTTTCATTCAGGAGTATTTTAGATACTGTATTGGCACCACAAATAGCGTTGGCTCAAAGCAAAAACATTACATTAGAAACAGTCCTTGATAACGATTTTCATGATGGTTGGATTGGAGATCCGACGCGGATACAGCAAATATTTACCAACATTATTTCCAACGCCGTAAAATTTACCAATACAGGCGGAGTGACTATCAAGATAAGCGCGAGAGAAAATAAAGGTGACGATACTCAGATTTTGTTTATTGTAAAAGATACAGGTATCGGAATGGATGATGAATCTGTCAGTAAGCTATTTTATCGCTTTGAGCAAGCCGACACATCGATTACAAGAAAGTTTGGTGGTACAGGGCTTGGAATGCCAATTACCTATATGTTGGTTGAACTAATGGGTGGAAACATTCAAGTAGAGAGTGACCTTGGTAAAGGCAGTTGCTTTACGATTTCAATACCACTAAAACCCGATTATTCATTTCCTTCGCCTAGCAACATACAAAAAGAGGAAGAACTTGATATTCCTGATTTCGCATCGAAGCGAATTTTAGTTGCGGAAGATAACAAAGTGAACCAAATGATATTTCGCGCCATATTGTTGAAAACGGGTTGTGAGTTCGAAATAGTTGAAAATGGTCAGCTGGCCGTTGATTTAGCTCATGAACGAGATTTTGACTTAATATTGCTGGATATCCAGATGCCCATTTTAGATGGTTTGTCGGCTTGTAAAGTATTGAAAAGTAAGCCAATCGCCAGTCCACTAATTGCTGTAACTGCCAATGTTATGGCTGAAGATATAACTGAATACCAAATAGCAGGCTTTGACGATTATGTTGCCAAGCCTATTGATATAAGCAAATTTTATTTGGTTTTAATGGACCATCTAACTTGA
- a CDS encoding GumC family protein, whose product MDEKNKQIHQLDDVIDLGELFSIVWSRKWFVVLCVLLSFVLTYNYLLKVPDRFTSSTLIMFKETSSKADAIQNIMTSGLTVADNTETELELLRSRRFAGQIVDNLNLIHNVHYQMQSGYEPFVHSEQLLVKNRSYAIDILSDNIDVLPKAGTNLVEVSYESHSPSHSAIVANEIAKTFINFKEEIMEGKNKDNAYWLESKLSGVKENLLEAERKIAEHQNEHGFIDINSAIAVEKSKLEKLTKEKYDTTREVERLQILKQQILQHKYSPEELFSIPAVANSKTLSQSKLKLQNTQEAFGQVKLRYGPKHPAYIKAKLLFEDARSEVSLELDSHIKTINKTLQLELSNVTSVEAALTKATSRLRDLGMIEFEYEKLRREFDANLELYENLMRRLKESEMMRDLANASNLLVVEKAEVSSSPNNKKSLLIYTLAALASALLAAMIVLIEAMLASKVLQFRKVARSYNTKIIGVVPKIKVRGVRKKPLVQLDPSKHMNFMEALRSTRTNILLDGKLSRQKVIAVTSITPNDGKSSLSIQLANSFSELEKTILVDADLRFPSIGDALGINVNSPGLTNLIAKKQKLSESIHRDTEYKYHVLTAGFQSKNPLLFLSQPRLKKIVDALKSNYERVVLECPPVMSVSDAFVISKHVDSIYLIVDVEKTSQNELSNCLEELAQANIIVGGIILNKVKKTEKYYTGVYSKYLKADLSKARTA is encoded by the coding sequence ATGGATGAAAAAAACAAACAAATACATCAGTTAGATGATGTTATAGACCTAGGAGAACTATTTTCGATCGTTTGGTCGAGAAAGTGGTTTGTGGTCTTGTGTGTTTTGTTATCCTTTGTTTTGACTTATAACTACTTGCTGAAGGTTCCTGATAGGTTTACCTCTTCAACCTTAATTATGTTCAAAGAAACGTCCTCCAAAGCTGATGCTATCCAAAATATAATGACAAGCGGACTCACTGTTGCGGATAATACAGAAACAGAGCTGGAGTTATTAAGAAGCCGCCGTTTTGCAGGCCAAATTGTTGATAACTTGAACCTAATTCATAATGTGCATTATCAAATGCAGTCTGGTTACGAACCTTTTGTTCATTCAGAACAGTTGCTCGTTAAAAATCGCTCTTATGCTATCGATATACTAAGCGACAACATAGATGTTTTACCCAAGGCTGGTACCAACTTGGTCGAAGTTTCATACGAGTCACACTCACCTAGTCATTCAGCCATTGTTGCTAACGAAATTGCCAAAACCTTCATTAATTTTAAAGAAGAAATTATGGAAGGGAAGAACAAAGATAATGCTTACTGGCTGGAATCGAAACTTTCAGGAGTAAAAGAAAACTTGTTGGAAGCCGAACGAAAAATAGCGGAGCACCAAAACGAGCATGGTTTTATCGATATAAATAGTGCGATAGCGGTTGAGAAATCAAAGCTCGAAAAATTAACCAAAGAAAAATATGACACCACCCGTGAAGTTGAGCGCTTACAAATATTGAAGCAGCAAATACTTCAGCATAAATACTCGCCAGAAGAGCTTTTTAGTATACCCGCGGTCGCTAATTCAAAAACGTTAAGTCAAAGCAAGCTTAAATTGCAAAATACTCAAGAAGCATTCGGCCAAGTTAAGCTTCGTTACGGCCCAAAACATCCAGCATATATCAAAGCGAAGTTGTTGTTCGAGGACGCTCGTTCTGAAGTGTCACTAGAGCTTGATAGCCATATTAAAACCATCAACAAAACATTACAGCTTGAGTTATCTAATGTAACGTCGGTAGAAGCCGCATTAACAAAAGCAACGTCAAGACTCAGAGATCTTGGCATGATTGAATTTGAATACGAAAAATTACGCCGAGAGTTTGATGCGAACCTAGAGCTATATGAAAATTTGATGCGTCGATTAAAAGAATCAGAAATGATGAGAGATCTAGCTAATGCCTCAAACCTCCTTGTTGTTGAAAAAGCGGAAGTAAGCTCTAGCCCAAATAATAAAAAGTCGTTACTCATATATACACTAGCAGCACTCGCCAGTGCGTTGTTAGCCGCTATGATAGTCCTTATTGAAGCCATGTTAGCCAGCAAAGTACTGCAGTTTAGAAAGGTTGCAAGATCCTACAACACTAAAATAATTGGTGTGGTGCCGAAAATAAAGGTGCGAGGTGTACGTAAAAAGCCGCTGGTCCAGCTCGATCCGTCAAAACACATGAATTTCATGGAGGCGCTTCGTTCAACTCGAACGAACATTTTGCTTGATGGGAAGTTGTCGCGACAAAAAGTCATTGCAGTTACATCTATTACCCCAAACGACGGTAAATCAAGTCTATCAATCCAACTAGCCAATAGTTTTTCTGAGCTTGAAAAGACCATACTTGTTGACGCGGACTTACGTTTTCCATCAATTGGTGACGCACTAGGCATTAATGTTAATAGTCCGGGTCTTACTAATCTAATCGCGAAAAAGCAAAAGCTTAGTGAAAGTATTCATCGCGATACCGAATACAAATACCATGTGTTAACAGCGGGTTTCCAGTCAAAAAATCCGTTGTTATTTTTGTCTCAACCAAGACTAAAGAAGATAGTCGATGCGCTAAAATCAAACTATGAGCGGGTTGTGTTAGAATGCCCGCCAGTAATGTCAGTTAGTGATGCATTTGTCATTTCAAAGCATGTTGACAGTATTTACCTGATTGTTGATGTTGAAAAAACCAGTCAAAATGAATTAAGTAACTGTTTAGAAGAACTCGCACAAGCTAATATTATTGTTGGCGGCATCATATTGAATAAGGTTAAGAAAACCGAGAAGTACTATACCGGAGTATATTCAAAATATTTAAAAGCAGATTTATCAAAAGCAAGAACCGCCTGA
- a CDS encoding polysaccharide biosynthesis/export family protein, with protein MSRESLKQLFNVTTIVLFFVLLIGSMPAFASEYQLGPGDEIEIFVFQEPELNVKAKISQAGFINLPLIGQVNLEGLTGEEAKSKVENLFKDGYLVNPYVTLTVRQYRPFFIHGEVKSPGSYKYQAELTIEQAIALSGGLKDRASSSEWIVRRGYPEVTFKAKKSTIIMPGDVIKIEKSFF; from the coding sequence ATGTCACGGGAAAGCCTTAAGCAACTGTTCAATGTAACAACAATAGTTTTATTCTTTGTATTATTGATAGGTTCTATGCCTGCTTTTGCCAGTGAGTACCAACTAGGCCCAGGTGATGAAATTGAAATCTTTGTTTTCCAAGAACCTGAGCTGAACGTAAAAGCCAAAATAAGCCAAGCGGGGTTTATTAATTTACCTTTAATCGGGCAAGTCAATTTAGAGGGCTTAACGGGCGAAGAAGCTAAATCAAAAGTAGAAAACTTGTTTAAAGATGGATACTTAGTTAATCCTTATGTTACGTTAACAGTTCGACAATATCGTCCGTTTTTTATTCATGGCGAAGTGAAAAGCCCTGGTAGCTATAAATATCAGGCTGAATTGACGATAGAGCAGGCAATTGCATTATCCGGTGGACTTAAAGATCGCGCATCTAGTTCAGAGTGGATTGTTCGGCGCGGTTATCCGGAAGTTACGTTTAAGGCAAAAAAATCGACGATAATTATGCCTGGTGATGTTATCAAAATAGAGAAGAGCTTCTTCTAA